The Spinacia oleracea cultivar Varoflay chromosome 2, BTI_SOV_V1, whole genome shotgun sequence DNA segment GTTAGGCAGAGATTTTATTACAGGTTATATGGAGAAATAATCTAAATGATCGTTCatatagtatatatataaaaaacagGTGGAAGCATAGAACATGGCAACATATCCTTTTGCATACATGAATACATGATGTCACATTTAAACACCCCTCTCTAACTTGTCTATATATATGTAATGACATTAGCCATAAGATGAACTCTTAATCAAGTCAAACAGTTAAGTTAATTGATAAATAATCAGATTATTATACTCACACAGTTGAAGGAAATTAAATGGAGGAAATAGCAAAAGAAATGGAGAAAGTTGGATTAGTGAATAATAATCATGATTGTGATGACATGATTAAGGAAGATGAAGCAGCCGGAGGAGATAATCAAGGTAGGAAGAATGGTGGAAAGAAGAATGATCAACAAAAGACAACTTTGAGAACACCCGCTGATATTTACGAACATCCTTGTTTTTATTCCTTTATTCTTGATATGCCTGGCCTTGATGCTCAAAATATTAaggtaatttattatttcatttgtACAATTTTCTTTTGTTCTATTTCTTTCTGTAAGTCTGTTCGGCAACATCTGATTAAATTGGAACGATACAAAGAAAATGAACATGATCCCTCATAAATGCATGTCATATAAATCAAGAAATATTGTGGTTAATATGAcgtttcactacaagaatttgtatctttaacgacaacctaattacgacgggtcaaaaaatccgtcgcaaaagccttttgcgacggggttaacaaccaaacaaagacgggaacaaccgtcgcaaatgttttttatgacgggttaacgacgagattttccattaacgacggccccttttatgacggattTGTGAcaagaaatcccgtcattaatcaatgattattggcctttagcgaagGAATTTCCCGTCATTAATGGTACAATAATTTGTAGTAATACATAATATTAATAGAGCACAATATGTTTAGAATACTTGTGATTTGTGAATAGAGTTAAAATCATGGTCTAAAAGGTTTGTGGTATGTTCATACTATTTTTACCAATTATCACATGTGTATGGTATCTTAATTATATAGTCTGATATGTCTTGATTTTATGGTTGAGTATATCTAAAAGTCAAATATGGCATAACAATGTAATGGTAAACTAACAGGTGAAGGTAGAAAATGGGATACTTCATGTATCagggaagaagaaaaagaagcagaTAATAGGAGAACCGACGACGACGACGGGGAACGAAGGAGTGAAGGTGATAAGGATAGAAAGGAGGAGAGCAAGGTACATGAGGAAGTTTACATTGTCTGAAAATGCAAGCCATGAACAAGTCAAGGCTGCCTACAAAGATGGAGTGCTTTCCATTACTGTTGCTAAGCTGTCCAATACTCTTCATGTTCAACACTCATCTAACCCCATCTCCCTCACCAATGTTTCtatttcttaatttatttatttaatttacatcattattcttcttttatttctttATCTATATCTTTTGTcatttatttattgattttctaagtttacAGTGTCaatgttttttattttgtcATGTATACCCTAAATATACTTGTTTACATCAATGTTAATTCAACGTATGTATTGGCTTACCGCTTACATGATCGAGTTTACCAAGCGCACAGTACATTCAAACTCATTTTTTTAttgctcttttttttatttgtttgaatgTCTTTTTATGATGTACACTAATAAAGTGGAAAGTAAAGAGCCAATTAAAAGGGCGACAATATTTAAGCAAGGGGAGAGGCTTCAATATTGCATTTATATAAATAGTCATTTAAAAAAGACGAAATGGGGTTGTCCTATTAAAATACTATCAAAGAAGGCGACTTAGAAATCATCTtctataataataacaatatggGCGGGAAATGCTAAATCGTCCTCTTTGATAAAACTAATAACACAACAACTTAAAATCATCATCTTTAAGAAAATCGCTTTATGAAAAATTAAAGATACAAAGAAAATACATACTTAATGTTAATTCAGACATATAATGAAAATGGTTATGCATGAGATTTCAAAAAACACACTACGTATTCAATAACTATTATGAGCTGCTCGATCATATTACATGCCCCGATTACACGTTACATCCTCTCAcatgtaaggagaaaatgtgGTAGGAACCATCTATGTGCATAAAAATACTCTTGGGTGCACAGTGCCCTGGGAGTACCTAATAATTTTTCAATGAGATGTTAGTATGTTCCTAATATATTCAATACTCCCTCtattccataatgttcctcatgtttactattcatatggtcaaagtttaaaaaatttgaccgtaattaatagtatgattaagagtataaatgttaacttgtgggatatcattggattcgtttcaatataaattttctaaatataaattttttatagtttttactaatacataattaaaattattaacggtaaagtagtgcattggagaccgcgcataatgaaaaagtgaggaacaatatggaacggaggaagtactccATAACTCATAGACTATTTGtgattttttcttttaatttaccTTTCTTATTGTTATTTTTCCCAAGTATAGAATTTGTATAAGTACGGAAAATATATCGTATATTGATCATGAAGCTACAAAATATGAAAGTTCCCTTCTAATACGTATGTAGAGATAGGTTATTATCATTAGGAGATAACTAATAACATAatttaagaaaaatatatttaaatatactAATTTAAATCGATATACTATGTATTTGCAGCTTCTTATTAGGTTTCGAAGATAATCGGTATAATTCAACCTGGATATAAAATTTCATATAGTTAAAAATGCTGATTTTTTGAGCGAGTAAAAAAATGAGATTTAAAAAGTACTCCGTATCGTGTTTTTCCAttgggttttaaacttttaatGGCTGCTTGGTGTATTACTTGGGTGAGGCATAAGGGATTATTTAACAAGCTTGACCATTTCCCTATAAATGTTCTAAAATTCCAATAgacctttttttttatagaatcATATTATTCTCTTTGATTCTACCAATTTTATTTGAGATTTAAATCAATTCCACATACTCCGTACTTAAATAGTTAAGATTTAAATCACGATTTTAACAACATTGTATGTTATCTTATAAATAGGAGTCCATAAGTCAATGTATTAACAACCAATTGGGTAAAATACCAATTTCTTCTCTCAAACAAGAAAAAATGGATCAATAGTTAGAGCTTGCAATTGTAAAAAAATGTCgaaaaatgtatttttgttggCTACAGTGGTAGTGTGCTTGGTGATTTTGCCCGTGATTAAGCCACCATTGCCGGCGCCTCCAACAATGTTCCTCCTTGTCCCTCTTATCATCTTAGGAGGGTTATTCTTTGTGGCTTTTACTACTCCCTACATAAATTGGTAGATCAAGATCAATAGATGTTTTCGTTACATTGGAGGCTATTgtgaaaactttttttttttgtgtttcttaTTTTATCCAACGTTTTTAGCTCTTCCATTTAGTTTATTAaatagattaggtcccgtgcacgtacagattttctgaaattatttagccatttttttataatatatttaaCTCAAACATTTCTCTCCCATAAGTTACcgtataattaataaatcttgaacattACTCGTTTAAGCATCTTGCAATTTCGGTCTGATTACATATTGCCTTTTTATGCTTAATATACTAATTAGACCAAAATATTTGATgtattaatatgctaatttgaccaaaatattaagtaaatatatttcattattaatatattgACACTACTACATTTCTAATCAAATGCGACGGTTTAAAAAAGCCTAATGCGACACTTCACATAGAACCGTTGCATTAGATGATGCTAATGCAACGGTTTCCTCTATAATACACATGAAAGTTGGGCTAATGTAACGGTAGTGATAAACCGTCGCATTAGATTGTCTAATGCAACGCCTTGCTAGGCTAATGTAACGATGGTGAAAATAAAATATCAAAATACCCGCGTGACCTTTTATTCTTTTCCCTCCCATTTTTTCCCAAAATTTCAAACCCCATAGGCCCATACTTAGAATTATTTTCCCCAAAATTTCCAAGCCCTAGCTGCTCAAATtgttacccaaaaaaaaagataatagaaattaaaaacacaagagaggagagagactgAGAGAAATTCATGAATTTCGCATCAATTCGCAATTCGCAGATCTAGGGTTTAGAGGGTCTGTAATTCGCAAGTGAGGGTTTAGAGGGTCTGCTTCGGGGGTTTAGAGGGTCGGCAACACCACCACGAGGAAGGAAGAGGACGTCGAAGGAAGGAGACGAGCCATCCATTCATGAATTTTGCATCAATTCACAATTCGCAGTTCTAGGGTTTAGAGGGTCTGTAATTCGCAAGTGAAGGTTTAGAGGGTCTGCTTCGGGGGTTTAGAGGGTCGGCAACACCACCACGAGGAAGGAGAGGACGTCGAAGGAAGGAGACGAGCCATCCATTCAAGTTGTAATCCCgtaaaacagattcataaactCTCACAAGGTTTGTTATTTAGATTAAATTTCTGGCCTAATTTCTTGAATTACGTTTAAGGTTTGCCTATTTAGGATTTTGATGATTTGCAATGATGGGGGTTTAACATGTCAGCTCTTTACAATTTCAATGGGTTTACTATATTTCaaagatgattttgatttttgcatCCGCTTAAACGTTCTCTGATTctgtatactccgtattatttttcctgagcattttgtttttttttactagCTTAGTAATACTGGAAAACTGCTACCCTTGTAGGAAGAGTGATAAGAGCATTTTGAAGTGTTTTGTATTTGGTAGGTGTTTGTGAAGCCTATTGGGTTGAATACttgtatcattattattatggtTTGAATTCTGGAATTTTTGGGTAGTTCTTTTTAGAGTTTTTTCCTTAAGATCTCCGGGAAGTCAATTCATTACTCTGTATTCCATCATTAAAGTGAATTGTTTTGTTGTTGGATTGTATTCCGTAGGACTCATACATGTCTAAGTATATGATGGAAGTTCAGGTACCCGTTATTTTGCTGAAGTCTTAGATCTGTAGTCTATTTTCTCCTGCTTAGTAAGTggtttcagaaaaaaaaaaagaaaaaaaaaagtgcaaAGATGCTCAATTTCAAGCAATTTTCGAGAAAATAAGTTTTAGTTGATTATAGCTGAGAAGAAAAAGTTTCAATTCTTCAGAAGGTTAAGGCGTTGGGAACATCAGAGGAGTCTAACAGAGGAAAGATTGAACTACCTGATCATAATCAATATAACCAGTGCTTTCATCCAATATGTATGGCattgtctcaaaaaatatagaCACAGCAGATATCTTCTTGGTGTCTGTCTGCAACATAATAATTGAAGTTATTAGCTACTCATAATAATTGTGGTTGGTGTGTATGTATCTGGTATTGATTGGGTTGTTCCAAGGCTTTATATTTCAATTATCGGCCGTATTAGTTGACAGTTAGATCTAACCATTGCTATTAACATTAAAATATTGAAACTAGTAAACAATATGATTAATTATTTATAACTGAAATATCAACAAAACATATAATATTGAGAACTAATTAAATTTAGTGTGTTAAATTTTGTAGCCTGTTCAAATAATGAATTTCTCTGAAGTTAGGTAGCTTGCAAACTTTGCAAATTCTAGGCTAATCATATTAAGAATTTATTACAGTACAAGGCTGTAGTGTTTAAGGTGAGGAAAAAGgctaaaaaaaagaagaaagaaaagggGTAGTAAATATTGCTTCCAACATTTACGTTCTCGTAGCTCCAATGGTGAATCTCGTGCTTGCTAGTCGTTCACTCCATCTTGACTTTCCGTGTCTGGGATCTCGCCTGTTAGTTTTGCTTATAGGGCTAGACTAGGTAGCTTGATTTTGCCAACCTTATGTGCTTGCTTTTCCATGCCAACCTTGGCTAGACACAGCATGTTACTCAAACTCTTGGCCGTCCATGTTTCCCTTTGGCCCTTGCTAGTTGCTATCTTGGCTTAAATTGTATTACGTTGTCCGGTAACCCATGCTGGAACGGCCTACTGCAGAGGGTTATGTTCATGATTTCAAGACTTGCGAGTTGCTAGCAGTGTTTAAAAAAGCAGTAAATTGCATGGTTGGTACTGATCATTGGTAACCTTCAAAACCAGTTGGTAAAGCTGTTGAAAGGAGCTCATGAAAGTACATATGGTGGATGCATATATTTCACTCATCTTAGAAGTCTGGTCATCTGGTGGATGGTTACCCAGGCCATGTGGTTTGCCAAATACATTTAGAATCTTGCATAACTGAGGAAGAGAACTGTGAAGCTAAGCAAGGTGCATCCAGAGTCGTGCACGGTTGAACGAATCGAGGTATCAAAAACTTGCTCAAACATAGCATTATTCTGCTGCAATTGTAAATATACTTTGTATTGAATGATCATGTAGAATTGAATATCGGGCCTGGCATCCGGAACTTGTGAGATGATGTGACATTGTGTTGATCATCTAGCTAATTCAGTTGTCTGTTAGCTAAAGATATCCCTAAGGTGATCACTTGAATGTATTCATCTCTTTGAAGCAGTTTCTTAACTTGAATGGTTTCTCTTTCATTAAAACTATATGTAGCCTGAAGTACTTGTGCCATCCAACATGTCTTTGTTAAAATGTATGTGTTAGGTTAGAAAGGTTGATGAGAACTCCTTTTCCAGGAAATACACGAGGCTCAGACCAATTGAGTGTGTGCAAACCATCTCATGTTAGCATGAGCCACAAGTTTATTTACTTACAAGAATAGTGGTAAAGGGAAAGTGGTTACACACTAGTTTTTCTATTATTAGCACAAAACAACATATGAATTTGAGTAATGGGTACTTTCTGGTCATCATGGATTATTATGTCATCTCagggattttctttttcttttgctgGAATCCTGGTTCTATCATAGCTGTTAGTGATGATGAGGGTGGCCTTCATGAATCCCTTTTGGTTAAAGATACAAATCTTGGCTTGGATTCAGATTGTTTACCAACTAGACTAAAACGGAATGAACTCACTGAATTGGTTAAAGGCACAATCTTGGTCTGTATTCAGGTTGTTTGGATTCATAAATGTTCGGACCAATCTGTTTTTCAGAAATTTGACAGAATTTTGTTTATCTCCTATGAGCACTTTCGATTCTTACTGTCCTTTCACACAAGAGCAGGCGTGGCAGCATGTATGGTCCTGCTGCAGCCAAGCTGCActatacggagtataatttgTCTGAACTTGGCACAATTATTTTTCATGGAATTATCAACTGATTATACATGTGATTTAGGACAAATCTACAATACTGCAACATAACTGATGAGTCTGATGAGTGTAAAACTGCTCCAACTTCTTTGCTGTAGAATGTTAGTATGGAGTATTCTACTGCATTTAAATTTCTTTGCTGTTAGCTCGCATTCTATCTTGTGGTAAtgtacccttttgtgaattttgGAGCTCGAAACTCTGCACAATATTCTTATTTTGAATTTCAGAAAGAAAATTATCAACTAAATACAGTGATAATATCTGATATTGGACATAAGGTAACTGCTTTGTATTAACTGCTTATTCCTTTAGGTGATAAtactttatttgccaaaaaaatgcTAACTTGAGATGGATGCTGACATACTGTTGTATACATGATCTTTATACTACAGGTTTTGGCTCAGTCCCTGACTATGGGTGATTTTGTGAAGAATAATAATCCCAAACAGAAGCATCATCAGGTTAAGTAAGGTGAGCTAAATGGAGAAGAAATGGAGAAAAATGTAGATCTAGCAATGACATGGTGGAGGCTCTTGTTTGTTTTTGAGTCATTTTGTGATTTCTAGTAATGTACATTGAATTTGTTTAtgtggattttaattttatgcattttttcattaaaaacactaaattaattaGTGAACGATTATTTTGTAATGCATGTGTCCTATGGGCACTAATATTGTAATATTACTCTTTAAGTCAATGAAAATCTTTTATTATTGACATCCTTTCTTAATTTAGaataataactttaattattattattattatttattattatgaataAATGAACCCGTTGCATTAGGTGCTCAACAGATCGATTTATTTTGACAATAAATTACCGTTGCATTAGGCTAAAACGTGTTGCATTATTTCTTTAAGCCATTGTAGATAACCGTCACATTAGCTAAAataaccgtcgcattagctaaaataaACCGTCGCATTAGCTTAAATgtccgtcgcattagctaaagaACTAATGCGACACCCATCCAAGGACCGTCGCATTAGGTGTttatctaatgcgacggtaTTAATTTTACCGTTGCATTAGGTCATTGATCGtcgcattaggcctaatgcaacgCCACCGGATGTAAGGGTCATTTGTCGTCGCATTAGGTCTAATGCGACGGATTTTGATGCCTAATGCAACGTTTTTAGGCGTTGCATCTGATAAGAAATGTAGTAGtgtgatttgactaaaatattgacAAAAAATAACCAATATTTATGTGACATCTATCATTTCCATAAACATTTATTCTTTTTCtatacataaatagttaataaaaatgatagaaattttaaacaataaataaagtaaagatTTTTTTAGGAATTTATGtgtggtgtctgttttagtataaagtaaTAGATAGATAGGTAGATTATTGCTCACCGATCAAATTACATACCTAACTTCTCCTTCTATCAAATATGTAGTACCTACTAGACTCGGATTTGTTTGAGCAGTCATTATTTGATCCAAGGAAAATTAGTTTAACTAGAACTCGAAAAAAAAGACATCAAACTCTACAAATAGTACGAAATAAAACAAGTCAATATAATAAAAATTGACATTGATCTAGATCAATcctttattttttcaataaaataaaatatgaagATAATTCAAATTTTCTTCCTTAAACAATATTCATATACTTCCTCCTtccctctttttgttcttcccatgTGGAATATTTTGTGAGACAAGTCACAAGTAATTAGAAGAACAAACAAATAGAGATGGACCGAATATATGACAAGCTCATTATGAAAAAATTATTTCATAAGAATTAATGGCAATCATTTTTTTCCCTTAATGCCTTATGTTGTGCTAATTGCTATTTCCTTGATATTTAGAAAGGCATCAATATGAGATTATAATACAAAGCAAGTAATTTATTTTCGAACACAGAGACATAAGAGAATATATATACATGTTGAATCTAACTGCTGAAACAATTTTGTAAAGATTTATGGGGGGCCAAATAAGAAGCAGATTCATCAATACATTAAAAATGAAGATTTACTTTACATGAGGACGATTGGTTGGTTAACATCTCAATTCGTAAAAAAACTTGCACTACAACACTGATGCCAGCCAACAGTAATTTTTGAGTAGGAGGCGAATGAAGCAATGACCTGGTTGTCGTTGTCAAGCCGCTAAGCACAAATGAGACCGGTTCACACTTGGAGAAGCAAGTACTCAGCCCAACAGAAATGCTGCGATGCAACAGGCTTTATCCATTGCTTTTACCGAGATTGGTTCTTGGCATTGAAAGCTCAATTCTAACCTTGGACAAAAAGAGAAGACGGAGACCAAAAGAAGTGAGCCTCTTGATAAGAAAACAAGGCAGACAATATCAGAGAGGTGCCTGCATCTTAAGCACAAAGAATGGAGGTCCTAGTCATGTATGTTATACGAATGTACCTTAGATTTTTTAGCGTTTCTCAGTGCTTCATAGATAAGGACTTTATTCTTGAGAAATGTGGCTGCTTTCATGAGGCACAATATTCTCTGAGAAGATGAAACTGCTCGAGGCATCAAAAATATTTGCAATTTGCAGAATTATAGATTGAATTGCAGGTGATGAGGGTTGAACATTTTCTGGGAGAGAAGGCAGGCACTGGGGAATGAATTCACCCTTCTTCTGTGTAGGAGCATACAGGGTAAGCACTGCACGGCAAAATATGAATCTGCAAACATCACAAAAAATCATTTCAGTTTAATTAATCACGGTGATTGTTGCAAGAGATCTGAAATGCTTTAAAGGTTTTTATGTTACCACAACATAACATCTCTTACCACTCCTACACCTTAGTACGAGAAACTGATGACAAATCGATGAACCTGTATTATGCGTTGAAAACATTCAAGCAAATATGATGCAGTGTCCAGCAACAACAGTTAGATTGAAATTGTCTTCCCTGAAATAGCACTTCACACTTTCTAATAACATGAAATAGATGAAGAGTTGATCCGATCATGCGAGAAACGTAGGAAGCACATAAACATAAATGATGCACAAGACCTGCTGGCACTCTCTCTAACTTCTAATACTGTTTCTTGAAGTTTTCATTCCCTTGTGCCTTCTTTTACTTCTCCTAAGCTGCACATAATCTTACCCATCTagatattttcctttttttctgtTTGTGTGTTCTGcacatattttcttttcttttttagaaCAGGGAGGGGGGGTTATTTTCTTTACAGTTAGGTGACTCGGTAGAAAAATCTCCCTAGAAAGGAAGAAAACggaataaaataattaatttgaaCCTATAGCCAAGCCAGGGTGGACGGTTGGTCTAAGAC contains these protein-coding regions:
- the LOC110790075 gene encoding 17.6 kDa class II heat shock protein-like, whose amino-acid sequence is MEEIAKEMEKVGLVNNNHDCDDMIKEDEAAGGDNQGRKNGGKKNDQQKTTLRTPADIYEHPCFYSFILDMPGLDAQNIKVKVENGILHVSGKKKKKQIIGEPTTTTGNEGVKVIRIERRRARYMRKFTLSENASHEQVKAAYKDGVLSITVAKLSNTLHVQHSSNPISLTNVSIS